In Desulfuromonadaceae bacterium, a single window of DNA contains:
- a CDS encoding OmpA family protein, whose product MMYPFSFIITLIALGGSALLSGCVAQATYEAEVVKTAQVEASLTSLERDYTLAIAQQEKLVAKNADLQTRLDATLQIQSELSREILRSRADVDRLEKVLSARGAETGAIMTELRQRIETLEKEKQELVRQSEVIQRTREHRLKELQATYDSLVTKMEEEITRGEITISELQGKLTLNLVERILFDSGQATLNTAGEKVIKRLGGVLKSIEDKVIIVEGHTDNVPISPRLKKMYADNWELSAARATNVVRFLQNEIGIDGNRLAASGYGQFRPLASNLTAEGRAQNRRIQIVFAPLELTTVNAE is encoded by the coding sequence ATGATGTATCCATTCTCTTTCATCATAACACTGATTGCCCTTGGCGGTTCGGCACTGCTGTCCGGCTGTGTTGCCCAGGCAACCTACGAGGCTGAGGTTGTAAAAACCGCGCAAGTTGAAGCCTCGCTGACCAGTCTTGAGCGCGACTACACCCTTGCTATCGCGCAACAGGAAAAGCTGGTTGCCAAAAATGCCGATCTGCAAACCCGTCTTGATGCCACCCTGCAAATTCAGTCAGAACTGAGCCGGGAGATTCTGCGCAGTCGTGCTGATGTAGACCGGCTGGAAAAGGTTCTGTCGGCACGCGGGGCGGAAACCGGGGCGATCATGACCGAACTGCGTCAGCGCATTGAAACCCTCGAAAAAGAAAAACAGGAACTGGTCCGCCAAAGTGAAGTGATCCAACGCACCCGTGAACATCGGCTCAAAGAGTTACAGGCAACGTATGATTCGCTGGTAACAAAGATGGAAGAAGAAATCACCCGTGGCGAAATCACCATTTCAGAGTTACAGGGGAAACTGACCCTGAATCTGGTCGAGCGAATTCTTTTTGATTCCGGTCAGGCGACGCTCAACACCGCCGGAGAAAAGGTTATCAAACGTCTCGGCGGGGTACTTAAATCGATTGAAGACAAAGTGATTATTGTTGAAGGGCACACCGACAACGTGCCGATCAGTCCACGCCTGAAAAAAATGTATGCCGACAATTGGGAACTCTCCGCGGCACGGGCGACCAACGTGGTGCGTTTTTTACAAAATGAAATCGGTATCGACGGCAACCGTCTGGCCGCCAGCGGCTACGGTCAGTTTCGCCCCCTGGCGAGCAACCTTACGGCTGAAGGGCGCGCCCAGAATCGCCGCATTCAAATTGTCTTTGCCCCGCTTGAACTGACCACCGTTAACGCCGAATAA